The following coding sequences lie in one Metallumcola ferriviriculae genomic window:
- a CDS encoding acetoin utilization protein AcuC — MSSNPCLIYVPELLQYNFGPQHPFNPLRLKLTIDLIDQLGLLTPTLLYPPESAVDADLHTVHDRHYVDAVKKAGDTGEAEPQDTQYYELGTEDNPVFSGMHHASLLLVGGTLTGAKRIASGKADHVLNFSGGLHHAVRAKASGFCIYNDLAVAISYLRSQGMRVAYVDIDAHHGDGVQWLFYDDPEVLTISFHESGKFLFPGTGTVYERGSKAGFGYSLNIPLEPFTQDQSFKEVLDMVLPVALEQFRPDVIVSQHGCDGHEFDPLAHLSFTTEAYSYAAKTIHQLSHRLCDGRWLATGGGGYDFWRVVPRVWTLLWAEMIEKGDLVDMPGEWLKKYGKHSPVALPEMVSDDTEAFSPKPRHAEIMEKNRLTAEKAMNPQFLLKGDPSRTQLAK, encoded by the coding sequence ATGAGTAGCAACCCCTGTCTGATTTATGTGCCGGAACTTTTGCAATATAACTTTGGGCCGCAGCATCCATTTAACCCGCTGCGGTTAAAGCTAACCATAGATTTAATAGACCAGTTGGGGCTTTTAACACCAACACTACTTTATCCGCCGGAATCCGCTGTGGATGCAGACCTGCATACTGTTCATGACCGTCACTACGTGGATGCGGTTAAGAAAGCGGGCGATACGGGTGAAGCGGAACCTCAGGATACCCAGTATTATGAATTAGGCACAGAAGATAACCCGGTCTTTTCCGGTATGCATCATGCTTCACTGCTGCTGGTAGGGGGGACACTAACCGGTGCAAAAAGAATTGCTTCGGGTAAAGCAGACCACGTGCTTAATTTTTCCGGTGGTTTACATCATGCAGTAAGGGCTAAGGCTTCGGGCTTTTGCATTTATAATGATCTCGCTGTAGCTATTTCTTATCTTCGCAGCCAGGGGATGCGGGTCGCTTATGTGGACATAGATGCCCATCATGGGGACGGGGTGCAGTGGTTATTCTATGATGACCCAGAGGTTCTGACTATTTCTTTTCATGAATCCGGGAAATTCCTTTTCCCGGGAACAGGGACGGTATATGAACGTGGCAGTAAAGCAGGGTTTGGCTATTCGTTAAATATACCATTAGAGCCCTTTACCCAAGACCAAAGTTTTAAAGAAGTGTTGGACATGGTGCTGCCTGTAGCGTTAGAGCAATTTAGACCGGATGTAATCGTCAGCCAGCATGGCTGTGATGGCCATGAATTCGACCCATTGGCCCATCTTTCTTTTACAACAGAAGCTTATTCTTATGCTGCCAAGACAATACACCAATTGTCCCATCGGCTTTGCGACGGTAGATGGCTGGCCACTGGGGGAGGCGGTTATGATTTTTGGCGGGTAGTGCCGCGGGTATGGACCCTACTTTGGGCGGAGATGATAGAAAAAGGTGATTTGGTTGATATGCCGGGAGAGTGGTTGAAAAAATACGGCAAGCATTCGCCGGTGGCGTTACCGGAAATGGTATCTGATGACACGGAGGCATTTTCCCCAAAACCCAGGCATGCCGAAATTATGGAAAAGAATCGGCTTACGGCGGAAAAGGCGATGAACCCGCAGTTTCTACTGAAAGGCGACCCGAGCAGGACCCAACTGGCAAAATAA
- a CDS encoding GNAT family N-acetyltransferase — MPQKISQCGRQPLESGLRCRALHTESGQLFITGPVEAEELAQWQLDEGLRSFRPPVRQKEALITITGMKHGQVFVARFDETIVGYVTFHVPEDFERWGQSSLECIVELGAIEISSAWRQYGIGKALMDIAFNGGAFDEYIVIATEYYWHWDLRSSGLNVWKYRDLMTKLMGRGGLVPMNTDEPEICSHPANMLMVRIGSEVSRDDILTFENLRYHRKKML; from the coding sequence ATGCCCCAAAAAATTAGTCAATGTGGACGCCAGCCGCTAGAAAGCGGGCTTCGCTGTAGGGCTCTGCACACCGAAAGTGGTCAATTATTTATCACCGGCCCGGTGGAAGCAGAAGAATTGGCCCAGTGGCAGTTGGACGAAGGCCTTCGTTCATTTCGACCACCGGTAAGGCAAAAAGAAGCACTTATTACCATAACCGGGATGAAACACGGCCAAGTATTTGTGGCCCGTTTTGATGAAACAATTGTCGGATATGTTACATTTCATGTGCCGGAAGATTTTGAGCGTTGGGGTCAGAGTTCTTTGGAATGCATTGTCGAATTGGGAGCTATTGAGATTAGCTCCGCTTGGCGGCAGTACGGCATTGGCAAAGCATTGATGGACATTGCGTTTAATGGAGGGGCATTCGACGAATATATAGTAATTGCAACAGAGTATTACTGGCACTGGGATTTACGCAGCAGCGGTCTTAATGTCTGGAAATACAGAGATTTGATGACAAAGCTGATGGGCAGAGGCGGATTGGTACCGATGAATACCGACGAACCGGAGATATGTTCCCATCCCGCAAATATGCTGATGGTAAGGATTGGCTCTGAAGTATCTCGGGATGATATATTAACTTTCGAAAACCTAAGATATCACCGAAAGAAAATGCTTTAA
- a CDS encoding signal peptidase I encodes MKHWFIILFYIVVIFSLILSTVLLIEGKAFPDKPADIFGYELMVVVSGSMEPSVPLGSIIVVKNGGYGFIKPGEIITFRTGNTEPLLITHRVAAIKPDGSLVTKGDANSAVDNVSVGLRDVVGKVSFTVPYVGYLAIFARSKWGGILIRTAAGVLALIVSLDMIKGAKRKIVSQKNRMMRQF; translated from the coding sequence ATGAAACACTGGTTTATAATTCTGTTTTACATTGTGGTGATTTTCAGCTTAATTCTTAGTACGGTTCTGCTGATAGAAGGGAAGGCTTTCCCGGACAAACCCGCGGACATTTTCGGATATGAACTGATGGTTGTCGTCAGTGGCAGTATGGAACCATCGGTACCATTGGGGTCCATCATTGTGGTTAAGAACGGAGGTTATGGCTTTATCAAGCCGGGCGAAATAATAACATTTAGGACCGGTAACACTGAGCCGCTTTTAATTACCCACCGGGTGGCAGCCATAAAACCTGACGGAAGTTTAGTCACCAAAGGGGATGCCAATTCGGCCGTGGATAATGTTTCTGTAGGACTAAGGGATGTTGTGGGGAAGGTCTCGTTTACGGTACCCTATGTTGGTTATCTAGCCATATTTGCCAGATCCAAATGGGGAGGGATTTTAATCCGAACTGCTGCGGGCGTTTTGGCGCTTATAGTATCGCTGGATATGATAAAAGGTGCTAAACGCAAGATTGTATCCCAAAAAAACCGGATGATGCGGCAGTTTTAA
- a CDS encoding GNAT family N-acetyltransferase, translating into MDSQDIILRREVYRDDLYCLLGWVNDDQVTKHLNEQQSLGRDIEQAINGSSNEIFTHRFNHNGRFFLVEEEEEEQPIGYMRLVNKAEEGEIVLAIGEKDKWGQGLGKQTLWEGLKVAFFNMRLDGLYAKINKQNKRSLKLFKRMGFKNIKDTDQEKVYYLSQEKFLELAVA; encoded by the coding sequence ATGGATTCCCAAGACATTATTTTGCGTCGCGAAGTTTACAGGGATGACCTTTATTGTCTGCTTGGTTGGGTCAATGATGACCAAGTGACTAAACATCTGAATGAACAACAATCATTGGGGCGAGACATTGAACAAGCAATTAATGGCAGCAGCAATGAGATTTTCACCCATCGGTTCAATCATAATGGCCGCTTTTTTCTAGTGGAAGAAGAGGAAGAAGAACAGCCCATTGGTTATATGCGCTTAGTAAACAAGGCCGAAGAGGGCGAAATTGTCCTGGCCATTGGTGAAAAGGATAAATGGGGCCAGGGATTGGGGAAACAAACCCTCTGGGAAGGGCTCAAAGTGGCCTTCTTTAACATGCGTTTGGATGGTCTCTATGCTAAGATAAATAAGCAAAATAAACGTTCCTTGAAGTTATTTAAAAGAATGGGCTTCAAGAATATTAAGGATACAGACCAGGAAAAAGTATATTACCTGTCCCAGGAAAAGTTTTTGGAATTGGCAGTCGCGTAA
- a CDS encoding epoxyqueuosine reductase, with amino-acid sequence MNVLKLYSRILSKAKEEGASLVGIANVQDLKKAPSYTAAPVMPPYNGVGANKERIEGLKSGEVRWPQGAKSVIVIAYAHPKEKPELDFRYGSKGPSGNKKLIQIADNLIKWLQQEHLGVNAVNLPYHVERGGIYLKDAAVFAGLGCIGRNNLLVTPEYGPRIRLRGIAADINLPSTGPTFFDPCEYCDELCKEPCPQDSFKEQVYTSQQLGRKELPGRVGDYNRTICNIQMKIDEDKAKPQSVEGIERRVRVVKYCRVCEFSCPIGQS; translated from the coding sequence ATGAATGTATTAAAGCTCTATTCAAGAATTTTGTCAAAAGCAAAAGAAGAAGGAGCATCACTTGTGGGAATTGCAAATGTGCAAGATTTAAAAAAGGCACCTTCTTACACAGCCGCACCTGTAATGCCACCTTATAATGGTGTTGGTGCAAATAAGGAAAGAATAGAAGGCCTTAAAAGCGGTGAAGTGAGGTGGCCTCAAGGGGCAAAGTCTGTAATTGTTATAGCCTATGCTCACCCTAAAGAAAAGCCTGAGTTGGACTTTCGTTATGGAAGTAAAGGCCCAAGTGGTAATAAAAAACTTATTCAGATTGCTGATAACCTCATAAAATGGCTGCAGCAGGAGCATCTTGGGGTCAACGCAGTCAATTTGCCCTACCATGTGGAAAGGGGCGGTATATACTTAAAGGATGCTGCTGTATTTGCTGGTTTGGGGTGCATCGGAAGGAACAATTTACTTGTTACACCTGAATATGGCCCTCGTATTAGGTTAAGAGGCATAGCAGCAGATATTAATCTCCCTTCCACCGGACCCACATTTTTTGACCCATGCGAATATTGCGACGAACTATGCAAGGAGCCTTGTCCTCAGGATAGTTTTAAGGAACAAGTATATACCTCTCAACAACTTGGAAGAAAGGAACTGCCGGGTAGAGTTGGTGATTATAACCGTACAATATGCAATATTCAAATGAAAATAGATGAAGATAAGGCAAAACCGCAAAGCGTAGAAGGTATTGAACGAAGGGTGCGTGTAGTCAAGTACTGCAGGGTCTGCGAGTTTTCATGCCCGATAGGACAGTCTTAA
- a CDS encoding hydrogenase iron-sulfur subunit, translating to MHIGLFFSTVNGLITQSVDVHKLARDYSDQFVVSVFEDFFNAQEIQDMLIKMEVNSLDAVLLIGESPLAYRNRRSADFMLEGIEGLGINPNKVGFVNLKEQLALVHPGKNSVHTEKAKLLIDAEIARLVEAHDLEIIPIAPRKTVAIIGATPAGFLASQQLLQKNYMVHMIENDKVDLNQLAKSSRDLHPVITYVHRHSNFHLHTAATVNEFYGYVGDYSLQLDIAGDSVSLAAGAVIIADFNNLDLVRRMQSLLHIDIDEDGYFASRNQDTLAVHSSEPGIFLIPTGQERIGFTAAMADSAVLAVIELLDCREIKHRVAISDINTELCSACGTCVKTCLFHACKIDSVAKVSIIDAKRCKGCGSCVTACPTGARDLLTYPKQYLFKAVSILSQLETEEHKILVLLCEGCGYQALDEAALQGVQYPVGVLPLKVRCGGIIDTQLILEAFHQGFDGVIICKCQDGHCSNITGNIDLDRRANLFREVLRSRKIDPERMRIVDASQQDGNRCIEAILELGQGLSERGGGRNE from the coding sequence TTGCATATTGGGTTGTTCTTTTCTACTGTCAATGGCTTAATCACGCAATCAGTAGACGTCCACAAGCTAGCCAGGGATTATTCTGATCAGTTTGTTGTTTCAGTGTTTGAGGATTTTTTTAATGCGCAGGAAATACAGGATATGTTAATAAAAATGGAGGTTAATTCTTTAGATGCGGTTCTATTGATTGGCGAATCGCCTTTAGCATATAGAAACCGCCGGTCAGCTGATTTCATGCTCGAAGGTATTGAGGGTTTGGGGATAAATCCCAATAAGGTTGGATTTGTGAATTTGAAGGAACAGTTAGCTTTAGTTCATCCAGGTAAAAATTCTGTTCATACAGAAAAGGCAAAGCTGCTAATTGATGCTGAGATTGCGAGATTAGTAGAAGCCCACGATTTAGAAATTATCCCAATTGCACCAAGGAAGACCGTAGCAATTATTGGTGCTACGCCGGCAGGTTTTTTAGCTTCTCAACAACTACTGCAAAAGAATTATATGGTGCATATGATTGAAAATGACAAGGTGGACTTAAATCAGTTAGCTAAAAGTTCACGAGACCTACATCCAGTGATTACCTACGTACATAGACATTCAAACTTTCACTTGCACACAGCGGCCACCGTTAATGAATTTTACGGATATGTCGGAGATTATTCATTGCAACTTGATATAGCAGGGGACTCCGTTTCTTTAGCTGCCGGGGCTGTTATTATCGCTGACTTTAATAATTTGGATTTGGTCCGTAGGATGCAGTCTTTGCTGCACATAGATATTGATGAGGATGGGTATTTTGCCTCTCGGAATCAAGATACCTTGGCTGTACATAGCTCTGAGCCAGGAATTTTTCTCATACCTACTGGGCAGGAGCGCATAGGATTTACCGCTGCTATGGCTGATTCGGCGGTGTTAGCAGTAATAGAACTACTGGATTGTCGGGAAATAAAACATAGGGTTGCCATTTCTGACATTAATACAGAGCTATGCAGTGCTTGTGGCACCTGCGTCAAGACTTGCCTTTTTCATGCATGTAAAATAGATTCGGTAGCCAAAGTTTCTATTATTGATGCAAAACGATGTAAGGGCTGTGGCAGTTGTGTAACAGCCTGTCCTACTGGTGCAAGAGACTTACTGACTTATCCCAAACAGTATTTGTTCAAAGCAGTCAGTATTTTATCCCAGTTGGAAACAGAAGAACATAAGATTTTGGTGTTACTGTGTGAAGGTTGTGGGTATCAGGCGTTAGATGAAGCGGCTTTACAGGGAGTGCAGTATCCCGTTGGCGTGTTGCCGCTGAAGGTGCGCTGCGGTGGTATCATTGATACGCAGCTTATTTTAGAGGCGTTCCATCAGGGCTTTGATGGGGTTATTATTTGTAAATGTCAGGATGGCCATTGCTCTAATATAACCGGCAATATTGATTTGGATAGAAGGGCAAACCTATTTAGGGAAGTACTGAGGAGCCGTAAGATAGACCCTGAGCGGATGCGCATTGTTGATGCGTCTCAACAGGACGGCAATAGGTGTATTGAAGCGATTTTAGAGCTTGGCCAAGGTTTATCTGAAAGAGGGGGTGGGCGGAATGAGTAA
- a CDS encoding F420-nonreducing hydrogenase has translation MSKKTVATAWLQGCSGCHISILDLHQELVELLGDIEILSSPLVDIKEFPRVDICLVEGAVGTEGDVRKLQELRQKSDVLVALGTCACFGGISGLRNLYKKDEVLEHCYTNVRNVNKNGTIPSSEDVPALLESVKPVGELAKIDYQIPGCPPLPGTIKTVLQALITGKEPVLPQRSLCAECDREQRELLKPTREFIADSVVAFMELEEIDPVKCFLEQGVLCMGLATREGCHARCLKGNVPCRGCMGPTPGAMEQGAKLINSLASVLPAGGLMFMEDIVGTGYRYSMPSSIIPNISRKEEEIDE, from the coding sequence ATGAGTAAGAAGACAGTCGCTACAGCTTGGCTCCAGGGATGCTCTGGCTGTCACATCTCAATCTTGGATTTACATCAAGAATTAGTGGAACTGTTAGGTGACATCGAGATATTGAGCTCACCGTTGGTAGATATAAAGGAATTTCCTCGGGTGGACATCTGCTTAGTCGAAGGCGCAGTTGGAACTGAGGGTGATGTTAGAAAGTTGCAGGAACTGCGGCAAAAGTCAGATGTTTTAGTTGCTCTAGGGACCTGTGCTTGCTTTGGTGGGATTTCCGGGTTACGAAACTTATACAAGAAAGATGAAGTACTTGAGCACTGCTATACTAATGTCAGAAATGTGAATAAGAATGGGACTATACCTTCATCAGAAGATGTTCCAGCATTGTTAGAGAGTGTTAAGCCGGTGGGGGAACTTGCTAAGATAGACTATCAAATTCCTGGCTGTCCGCCTTTACCAGGGACCATAAAAACGGTTTTACAAGCACTAATTACCGGGAAGGAACCCGTACTGCCGCAAAGAAGTCTCTGTGCTGAGTGTGACCGGGAGCAGCGGGAGTTGTTAAAGCCAACCCGTGAATTTATTGCGGACTCAGTTGTTGCATTCATGGAACTTGAGGAAATTGACCCGGTTAAGTGTTTCCTGGAGCAAGGAGTGCTTTGCATGGGGTTGGCAACCAGAGAAGGATGCCATGCCCGTTGTTTGAAAGGGAATGTTCCTTGTCGTGGCTGTATGGGGCCTACTCCTGGGGCCATGGAACAAGGGGCCAAGCTTATCAATTCTTTAGCTTCTGTCTTGCCCGCAGGAGGATTAATGTTTATGGAAGATATAGTGGGAACTGGTTACAGATATTCAATGCCATCCTCCATCATTCCTAATATTAGCAGAAAGGAGGAGGAAATTGATGAGTAA
- a CDS encoding Ni/Fe hydrogenase subunit alpha, producing the protein MSKKIIIKPVTRIEGHGKVSIQLDEQGNAINSKFIVEEFRGFEKFCEGRMLWEMPLITSRICGICPVSHHLTAVKAIENVLNVQVPPQAELLRRLMHMAQFIHNHALHFFYLSMPDLLFSPDGDPKDRNFFGVMASAPELAQKAIRLRQIGQNIVHRVGGRSIHPVTAIPGGMSKPLTHEERFESSKEIDEALALVELALDTCKTLFEEHGELLTKLGSVDKNYLGLVKEGSLELYDGMLHLVNGNGVLVKQFAGEDYLDYIDEYSTNDTYSKFPYYKELNYDKGTYQVGPLARLNIVGQVNTPLANKELQNFKAFAEGYSVNQTMYYHYARMIELLYAVEHAKQLLDEDAIVSKDVRVSVNRAGGKGSGVIEAPRGTLMHHYQADDTGKIIKADIIVPTTHNNAAINESVNQAARTFIKGGEVAEGLLNRVEMAIRCYDPCLSCSTHQIGMMPLIINIRSADGELVSSIRRDG; encoded by the coding sequence ATGAGTAAAAAAATTATTATTAAACCTGTAACAAGAATTGAAGGTCACGGTAAAGTTTCAATCCAATTAGACGAGCAGGGCAATGCTATAAATTCAAAATTTATTGTCGAGGAATTTCGTGGCTTTGAAAAATTCTGTGAAGGAAGAATGCTGTGGGAAATGCCTTTAATTACCTCGCGAATCTGCGGCATCTGCCCGGTTAGTCATCATTTAACTGCCGTAAAGGCCATTGAAAATGTGCTGAATGTTCAGGTGCCGCCGCAGGCAGAACTGTTGCGTAGGTTAATGCATATGGCCCAGTTTATCCATAACCATGCACTACATTTCTTTTATCTTTCTATGCCAGACTTATTGTTTAGTCCCGATGGTGACCCTAAGGATAGGAATTTCTTTGGCGTTATGGCCAGCGCGCCGGAGCTAGCTCAGAAAGCTATCCGCTTACGGCAGATCGGTCAGAATATCGTTCATAGAGTAGGCGGACGATCAATACATCCTGTCACGGCTATTCCTGGTGGCATGAGCAAACCCCTGACTCATGAAGAGAGGTTTGAATCCTCTAAAGAGATTGATGAAGCATTAGCATTAGTAGAATTGGCATTAGATACTTGTAAAACATTATTTGAGGAACATGGGGAATTGTTGACTAAGCTTGGCTCTGTAGACAAGAACTACTTGGGGTTGGTTAAAGAGGGGTCTTTGGAACTTTACGATGGGATGTTACATTTGGTAAACGGAAATGGTGTTTTAGTCAAACAATTTGCAGGTGAAGATTACCTTGATTATATTGATGAATATAGTACTAATGATACTTATTCTAAGTTTCCCTATTATAAAGAACTGAATTACGATAAAGGAACTTACCAGGTTGGTCCCTTAGCTAGGCTTAATATAGTTGGACAAGTGAATACGCCTTTGGCTAACAAAGAACTTCAGAATTTTAAAGCCTTTGCAGAGGGGTATTCGGTTAACCAAACCATGTATTATCATTATGCGCGAATGATTGAGCTGCTGTATGCAGTAGAGCACGCTAAGCAATTGTTAGATGAAGATGCTATCGTTAGTAAGGATGTTCGGGTGTCTGTGAATCGGGCTGGAGGGAAAGGGAGCGGTGTAATAGAGGCACCGCGCGGGACCCTTATGCACCATTATCAGGCAGATGATACGGGTAAAATAATAAAGGCCGATATTATAGTGCCTACAACTCATAATAACGCTGCCATTAACGAGTCTGTCAATCAGGCGGCAAGGACATTTATCAAAGGCGGAGAGGTTGCGGAAGGCTTGCTTAACCGTGTTGAGATGGCAATCCGTTGTTATGACCCATGCTTATCCTGTTCTACTCATCAAATAGGGATGATGCCTCTCATTATTAATATACGTTCCGCCGATGGCGAACTAGTTAGTAGCATTAGGAGGGATGGTTGA
- a CDS encoding hydrogenase maturation protease, with amino-acid sequence MKPKILVISLGNPLRGDDTTGSLVIKTLEKTLPTSLNQYVTLETAHQIDVTHTTSIKDYKVVIFVDVDARIEEGIAEVRKLAPKNSTPGFTSHISSIPNLLYLTERIFGSSPECYLVALACRDFAFNSTVSNETDVIAKKGANTVRELIEELFPII; translated from the coding sequence ATGAAACCTAAAATACTTGTTATCAGTCTGGGCAATCCATTACGGGGTGATGATACCACCGGCTCACTAGTAATAAAAACCTTAGAAAAAACTTTACCAACATCTCTTAATCAATATGTGACTTTGGAAACAGCGCACCAAATTGATGTAACCCACACTACATCGATAAAAGATTATAAAGTCGTAATTTTTGTGGATGTTGATGCTAGAATTGAGGAAGGGATAGCAGAAGTCAGAAAATTAGCACCAAAAAATTCTACACCAGGTTTCACTAGCCATATTAGTTCTATTCCAAATCTGCTTTATCTTACTGAGAGAATCTTTGGCAGCAGCCCCGAATGTTATTTAGTAGCTTTAGCCTGTCGTGATTTCGCATTTAATTCCACCGTATCTAATGAAACCGATGTCATAGCAAAGAAAGGTGCCAACACTGTGCGTGAGCTAATCGAGGAGCTTTTTCCAATTATTTGA
- a CDS encoding response regulator → MKILAVDDVRLIRTLIKQATSSLEVTVLEAENGVDALRILRGQHQDIDLVLLDWNMPKMNGMEVLVTIKQDSQLKDIPVIMTTTKNERKSIIEAIQAGASHYLTKPFTSQELIKKITDCTGAVEPFSRSLSIAIKETLHQITAKKITYNLNDSEKKPHTLSSEEQSFISGQINFWGREYGVGFIIIEKESAAQVVSLQSQQPIEGISDSNLLKGISNIISKIALNASGRTASDVLTPVLMTGLIKEHSLAVMNNHLSFTSHTFTIEEINVTMKLYLFISR, encoded by the coding sequence TTGAAGATACTTGCGGTAGACGATGTACGGCTAATTAGGACCCTTATTAAACAGGCTACCTCATCTTTAGAAGTAACAGTGCTGGAGGCAGAAAACGGTGTCGATGCCTTAAGAATTTTACGTGGCCAACATCAAGACATTGATTTGGTACTTTTGGATTGGAATATGCCAAAAATGAATGGTATGGAGGTACTAGTAACTATTAAACAGGATAGCCAATTAAAAGATATCCCTGTTATTATGACCACTACTAAAAATGAACGTAAAAGTATTATTGAAGCTATTCAAGCCGGTGCCAGCCACTACCTGACGAAACCCTTTACTTCCCAAGAATTGATAAAAAAGATCACAGATTGTACCGGCGCTGTAGAACCCTTTAGTAGATCTTTAAGCATTGCCATTAAGGAAACTTTGCATCAGATAACAGCTAAAAAGATAACTTATAACTTGAATGATTCGGAGAAAAAACCTCATACCTTATCCTCGGAGGAGCAGAGCTTTATTAGCGGGCAAATTAATTTCTGGGGCAGAGAATATGGAGTAGGCTTTATCATTATCGAAAAAGAAAGTGCAGCGCAAGTAGTCTCATTACAATCCCAGCAACCTATTGAGGGCATATCGGATAGTAATTTATTAAAAGGTATTTCAAACATCATTTCCAAAATAGCACTTAATGCATCAGGTAGAACAGCTTCAGATGTCCTGACCCCAGTCCTTATGACAGGGTTAATAAAGGAACATAGCCTTGCAGTTATGAATAATCACCTATCCTTCACATCCCACACCTTTACCATCGAGGAAATTAATGTCACAATGAAATTATACCTGTTTATTTCACGGTAA
- a CDS encoding CheR family methyltransferase translates to MNAKLSNQEFMLIQKKITQLTGIHIPQEKIFLIENKLTKLLSTFGYRSFLELYYNLNNRSDNTLTQKIFEIATNHETMWFRDKTPWRVLEDVLLPLYLSEFDQGKRSQVRIWSAACSTGQEPYSTAICINNYLSCRGRLDLRRDFVLLATDVSTSALATAKTGAYDSIAMARGLTQTLKRKYFTQKSGTWVLNEKIKKMVQFKQFNLVAPFWPLGSFDVILCRYVTIYFSDDVKVKFFNKISKMPKPKGALFLGNSEVFPNYKSGFIMEKHAGDVFYRSLN, encoded by the coding sequence GTGAATGCTAAGCTGTCTAATCAAGAATTTATGCTTATTCAAAAGAAAATAACGCAGCTAACGGGAATTCATATCCCACAAGAAAAGATTTTCCTCATCGAAAATAAGTTGACCAAGCTGCTTAGCACCTTTGGTTATCGGAGCTTTTTAGAATTATATTACAACCTTAATAATAGATCCGACAATACTTTAACACAGAAAATATTCGAGATAGCTACCAATCACGAAACCATGTGGTTTAGAGATAAAACACCCTGGCGAGTGCTGGAGGATGTCCTCCTCCCCCTCTACCTTAGTGAGTTTGACCAAGGGAAACGTTCCCAAGTACGCATCTGGAGTGCTGCCTGTTCTACCGGTCAAGAACCTTATTCTACTGCCATATGCATTAATAATTATTTATCCTGCCGAGGCAGACTGGATTTACGACGGGATTTTGTACTACTGGCAACTGATGTTTCCACCAGTGCATTGGCTACTGCGAAGACTGGAGCCTATGACAGCATTGCGATGGCGCGTGGTCTGACACAAACGCTTAAACGGAAATATTTCACGCAAAAATCCGGGACCTGGGTCCTTAATGAAAAGATCAAAAAAATGGTTCAGTTTAAGCAATTTAATCTTGTCGCTCCTTTCTGGCCGTTAGGAAGTTTTGATGTTATCCTCTGTCGTTATGTTACCATATATTTCTCTGATGACGTGAAAGTCAAATTTTTTAACAAGATATCAAAGATGCCAAAACCAAAAGGCGCACTTTTTTTAGGGAATTCGGAGGTTTTTCCCAACTATAAATCTGGTTTTATAATGGAAAAACATGCCGGAGATGTTTTTTACAGAAGCTTGAACTGA